From Heteronotia binoei isolate CCM8104 ecotype False Entrance Well chromosome 12, APGP_CSIRO_Hbin_v1, whole genome shotgun sequence, the proteins below share one genomic window:
- the VAMP8 gene encoding vesicle-associated membrane protein 8, translating into MEAGSKSGPEMANNQVKNLQNEVEGVKNIMTQNVERILARGENLDHLRNKTEDLEATSEHFKTTSQKVARKYWWKNVKMIAIICVIVAIIVILIILFATGTI; encoded by the exons GAGGCCGGCAGCAAAAGCGGTCCTGAGATGGCCAACAACCAGGTGAAGAATCTCCAGAATGAGGTGGAAGGTGTAAAGAATATCATGACACAGAATGTGGAGCGGATTCTGGCAAGGGGAGAGAATCTCGACCACCTACGCAATAAGACGGAGGACCTGGAGGCTACG TCAGAACATTTCAAGACTACCTCGCAAAAGGTGGCACGCAAATACTGGTGGAAGAACGTCAAGATGATCGCCATAATATGTGTCATCGTCGCTATCATCGTCATTCTGATTATCCTCTTTGCTACTGGCACTATCTAA